Proteins encoded within one genomic window of Augochlora pura isolate Apur16 chromosome 11, APUR_v2.2.1, whole genome shotgun sequence:
- the Ndufb2 gene encoding NADH dehydrogenase (ubiquinone) 1 beta subcomplex, 2, 8kDa, translated as MLISRGSQILRAVCRSNVKNNVAINLTQKRNKLYYRLAVPPYKHEVVLVEILMGAFYWWFLWNMWHDWESVFIGHGPLPHPEHWDDKELGIPPEN; from the exons ATGTTGATTTCACGAGGTTCGCAGATTTTAAGGGCAGTATGTCGatcaaatgttaaaaacaatGTTGCCATTAATTTGACACAGAAACGTAACAA ATTGTATTACCGTTTGGCGGTACCACCATATAAACATGAAGTTGTACTAGTAGAAATTCTCATGGGAGCGTTTTATTGGTGGTTCCTATGGAATATGTGGCACGACTGGGaatctgtatttatt GGTCATGGTCCACTTCCACATCCAGAACATTGGGACGATAAAGAACTGGGTATTCCGCCAGAGAATTAA
- the LOC144476809 gene encoding aldehyde dehydrogenase 1A1, with product MTCKKPDLKYTQLFINNEFVDAVSGKKFPTINPATGTVIVEVAEGDKVDVDKAVSAAKKAFQRGSVWRTMNASERATLINKLADLIVRDAEKLATLETLDTGKAYKNAVGEMYFSAQVLRYHAGWCDKITGDTIPSDGKYVSFTKKEPIGVVGQIIPWNYPFLMLVWKWAPALTTGCTIVLKPAEQTPLSALYAASLVKEAGFPPGVVNVVSGYGPTAGAAISEHPDIRKVAFTGSTDIGHLIMQASGKTNLKRVSLELGGKSPLVVFDDFDVKEAAEIAHNAVFVNHGQNCCAGTRTFVQAKIYDQFVSYAKQLAAQKKLGDPFDPTTQQGPQIDEEMFNKVQGLIESGKKEGAVVETGGERFGTVGYFIKPTVFSNVTDNMRIAKEEIFGPVQSILKFETLDEVIERANNTKYGLAAGVLTKDINKALTFAHAVEAGSVWVNCYDAITTQTPFGGFKESGIGRELGAEGLKEYLELKTVSIKVPTL from the exons ATGACTTGCAAGAAGCCAGACCTTAAATATACTCAG ttGTTCATCAACAACGAGTTTGTAGATGCTGTGAGTGGTAAAAAGTTTCCCACCATAAACCCAGCCACTGGTACTGTTATTGTTGAAGTAGCTGAGGGTGACAAG GTTGATGTAGACAAGGCAGTGTCAGCAGCAAAGAAAGCCTTCCAAAGAGGATCAGTATGGAGGACCATGAATGCATCTGAGCGTGCAACGCTGATCAACAAG cTTGCGGATCTTATTGTACGTGATGCAGAGAAACTAGCTACCCTTGAAACATTGGATACTGGAAAAGCATACAAGAATGCTGTTGGAGAAATGTATTTCAGTGCACAGGTATTGCGTTACCATGCTGGTTGGTGTGACAAGATCACTGGTGATACCATCCCATCAG ATGGAAAATATGTCTCTTTTACAAAAAAGGAACCAATTGGTGTGGTAGGACAAATCATTCCTTGGAATTATCCCTTCCTCATGCTTGTATGGAAGTGGGCTCCAGCATTAACCACTGGATGTACCATCGTATTGAAACCAGCCGAACAAACGCCGCTGTCTGCGTTGTACGCTGCATCGCTTGTTAAAGAAGctggatttcctccaggtgtCGTGAACGTTGTCTCAGGATATGGACCGACTGCAGGCGCAGCTATCTCTGAGCATCCAGACATCCGCAAAGTTGCATTCACCGGATCCAccgat ATTGGTCATCTGATAATGCAAGCTTCTGGCAAAACTAATCTCAAGCGAGTAAGTCTGGAATTAGGTGGCAAGAGTCCTTTGGTCGTTTTCGACGACTTTGACG ttaagGAAGCTGCGGAAATCGCTCATAACGCCGTGTTTGTTAACCACGGGCAAAATTGTTGCGCGGGTACCCGTACATTTGTGCAAGCTAAGATATATGACCAATTTGTTAGTTATGCTAAACAATTGGCAGCCCAGAAGAAGCTTGGTGATCCCTTCGACCCGACGACCCAACAGGGACCGCAAATCGATGAAGAAATGTTCAACAAAGTCCAGGGTTTAATTGAGTCTGGAAAGAAAGAAGGTGCAGTGGTGGAAACTGGTGGAGAACGCTTTGGCACAGTTGGATACTTCATTAAG CCGACCGTTTTTTCAAACGTGACCGATAACATGAGAATCGCCAAGGAGGAGATATTCGGACCTGTGCAGTCcattttgaaattcgaaaCTTTAGATGAAGTTATTGAGCGtgcaaataatacaaaatacgGCCTTGCTGCTGGTGTCCTCACCAAAGATATCAACAAAGCGTTGACGTTCGCGCATGCAGTTGAAGCCGGCagtgtttg gGTTAACTGTTACGACGCTATTACCACTCAAACTCCATTTGGTGGCTTCAAAGAATCTGGCATTGGTCGCGAATT GGGTGCTGAGGGATTAAAGGAATACCTGGAACTCAAGACTGTCTCTATCAAAGTGCCAACATTGTAA
- the Prtp gene encoding thioredoxin domain-containing protein pretaporter produces the protein MKHSTSIVFLTKHILVFLFLLSQVNSQLDEEEDTTVYTVQYNKDNFAEEVQKNNHVVMFYAPWCGHCQRMAPQYEKLAKDVKADKSNVIIAKVDCTVDSELCTEHDVTGYPTFKFFKAGETKGTKFRDAKDLPSLISFIVEQLGTPFGDVHEAPSAPDAVNGLLELTEDTFDKHVSSGYHFVNFYAPWCGFCRKLAPAWEELANSLRNSDHVSISKVDCHQHRSVCTQFDIKGYPTLLWIEDGKKVDKYAGQRTHEELKAYVSKMLANDNEQVDAKTDSSDSTLHAVLSLTGDSFKHGIETGVSFVKFFAPWCGHCKRLAPIWEDLGKKFFGNENVNIAKVDCTLDASKDLCNKQDVDGFPSLYLYRDGQKVSEYNGARNLDDLYDFVINNVQLHDEL, from the exons ATGAAACATTCGACGAGTATTGTCTTTTTAACGAAACATATCCtagtttttctatttctgcTGAGTCAAGTCAACAGTCAActggacgaggaggaggataCTACCGTATACACTGTGCAGTACAACAAAGACAATTTCGCCGAGGAAGTGCAGAAGAATAATCATGTTGTCATGTTCTACGCGCCTTG GTGTGGACATTGCCAAAGAATGGCACCACAGTATGAAAAATTAGCCAAAGACGTTAAGGCAGATAAAAGCAATGTAATAATTGCTAAAGTAGATTGCACCGTTGACAGTGAACTATGTACTGAACATGATGTCACTGGCTATCCTAC ATTCAAATTCTTCAAAGCTGGAGAGACCAAGGGCACTAAATTCAGGGATGCAAAGGACTTGCCGTCTCTAATTTCCTTCATAGTTGAACAATTAGGCACTCCTTTTGGG GATGTACATGAAGCTCCATCTGCTCCTGATGCAGTAAATGGTCTTCTAGAATTAACAGAGGACACTTTTGACAAGCATGTGTCCTCTGGTTATCACTTTGTAAACTTCTATGCACCTTGGTGTGGTTTTTGTCGGAAATTAGCACCTGCATGGGAGGAGTTAGCAAACAGTTTACGTAACAGCGACCATGTTAGCATATCTAAAGTAGACTGCCATCAACATCGTAGTGTTTGCACTCAGTTTGATATAAAGGGATACCCAACTTTGCTTTGGATCGAAGATGGAAAGAag gtGGACAAATACGCTGGACAACGCACTCACGAAGAATTAAAGGCTTATGTATCAAAAATGCTTGCTAATGACAATGAACAAGTGGATGCTAAAACTGATAGTTCAGACAGTACTTTGCACGCTGTGCTTAGCCTCACTGGCGATAGTTTCAAACATGGAATAGAAACAGGTGTTTCCTTTGTTAAGTTTTTCGCGCCTTGGTGCGGCCACTGTAAGCGTTTAGCGCCCATTTGGGAGGATCTCGGGAAGAAGTTCTTTGGCAACGAGAACGTGAACATTGCTAAAGTGGACTGCACGCTCGACGCCAGCAAAGATCTGTGCAACAAACAGGATGTTGACGGTTTTCCTAGTCTGTACTTATACCGCGACGGACAAAAAGTGTCCGAATACAATGGTGCTCGCAATTTAGACGATCTCTacgattttgtaattaataatgtacagCTGCACGACGAGCTGTGA
- the LOC144477093 gene encoding uncharacterized protein LOC144477093, translated as MDLSFLDLTTNETVQNDNFTSANLTQSYLLLKNKICETHEVIKQYNDKLKECERLKTDLDVATKQVKKVTCNYNSTLAKVIKLELQNTEYKKNIETLTTQVDNHQIKTAADKQHIQQLICKIKDVESQQDDKIMKYDLQKSSFEMRVKELEMELKAMKKSSETKVKKIAKKSSIGNNACNSSNDIIRKDAATNTSNSINNIITKDVATNTSNNNIITKNAATETSNNNIITKNAATETSNNNIITKNVAVNTYQNTKETKSTGTITTLTKDEIVRKPQVANKHILTDEFYSIKDDMYPIFCAKCEVHMKSPAIDKICEIMTDSCPKLIEKISSPSKKPVLVPPDMNKEDVKIGNLTESPPPLSHAEIIQAEFICPNLPPPVSFDHSDYCRHFSRPPSSISQSAFCMRSTPIRMLAERSNAAIQTDKSENEPTVASPLQNRIEKLEKKLKKEIKKLKSQESRSCQFNHPPPNPHYMFDMSNAMQFSFMELWRRMTDLYQNKEREPPLVVHKRMNKSLNKSKLSRLKAAKRLQSAHSENPWKVDTLPKPKDMNSPKKMSKKRKHKSFMLLQKSKVSTKYSDHVEEPISDSDTETFDDLFNDTPTKADTTESKESCMDTIDSSYSDDVKTITHSTDSRDMDEQVAVDIAKNSIECNKSAGGETDSGILSDSIESNKMQFEADLDSCSIRKRNPRNKLVTKAVACFPWNFESARSQSIEEALSIVEKTNKMEEVGPGITKMNEESQTPPPNLEKVAVGRKRKIDEPEEPKKPCRPELMRKIRNLTKSTVKIQRNVVNIPRLNSTETRNCERQNKLEEDNHPEEEVENVTTDDYVPKKRPRIAHVPKVVTEQNTSSNICSQTKTSISKTKRGRKPKSETTIVDKTEFNARAMEETNITQETPTVPTTINDDKKKVNYITSVETEVKSSSQFDIQKPEMSPKSEVIPKAEMNPKPEMSPKPEMSPKPEMSPKPEMCPKPEMSPKPEMNPEPVINPKPEMSPKPEMNPQLEMYPKSDEPDKLSGNELTKATDIPTESIFDVSNLIEQCKETRKTLFNIASPLRKRTVTLIKKNVTSVSCQNGRIAAVVPNGFSVPGKEDKKCVGNNQSLDSNSLMNSKNLHITGIARKGNYDRDKSLNSKSSIEILKQLNAEKMVLNRCNKKQLKNSSHIRLITDKFITEQLRRLIDSEWENAVHWDVIEKLKATCATSRIIAKNIVEFLSLEETCKESLDNTYTPPAPLMTKTHQKITALLIDLEKIFPMTIELVQFGIEYKIFKLNQKQLRSVVDSLARIYTILARIQKDRQRVRIFCCDAIYCLGLNATIVLYTVFTCWPEVFPSNEVNKDMLPKCIAHLILSLTATDYPKLNGLKNLVTVYYKYPSGTLSSDMLNILLTDFQETCHSNVMTAITLLAKKESTAWTYKNIVKGALLPMIVNNKCSNQYKAFSLLGSLMRPFPINDEDNLVGEIVEQLCALSDSDEGSHEQQEGVISALLSLSRHKFDIIVPKILKWTPNKPLHDRTVDQINGLHKQRDPTFWRKYIHTFEKKHKQNET; from the exons ATGGATCTTAGTTTTCTGGATTTAACAACAAATGAAACTGTTCAA AACGATAATTTCACTTCGGCAAACTTAACCCAGTCGTATTTGTTATTGAAGAATAAAATCTGTGAAACGCA tGAAGTAATTAAACAATACAATGATAAACTCAAGGAATGTGAACGTTTAAAGACAGATTTAGATGTAGCTACTAAACAAGTAAAGAAAGTTACttgtaattacaattctaCGTTGGccaaagttattaaattagaactt CAAAATACAGAGTATAAGAAGAATATTGAAACGCTAACAACACAAGTGGATAATCATCAAATAAAAACAGCTGCTGACAAACAGCATATACAGCAACTTATATGCAAGATAAAAGATGTAGAAAGTCAGCAAgatgataaaattatgaagTATGACTTACAGAAGTCTTCTTTTGAAA tgaGAGTTAAAGAACTGGAGATGGAATTAAAGGCTATGAAAAAGAGTAGTGAAAcgaaagttaaaaaaattgcaaaaaagtCTTCTATAGGTAATAATGCCTGTAATAGTAGTAATGATATTATCAGGAAAGATGCTGCTACCAATACTTCTAATAGTATCAACAATATTATCACTAAGGACGTTGCAACTAACActtctaataataacattatcaCTAAGAATGCTGCAACTGAGActtctaataataacattatcaCTAAGAATGCTGCAACTGAGActtctaataataacattatcaCTAAGAATGTTGCAGTCAACACTTATCAGAATA caaaagaaacaaaaagtaCTGGAACGATTACAACACTTACCAAGGACGAAATAGTACGAAAACCACAAGTTGCAAACAAACATATACTAACAGATGAATTCTATAGTATAAAAGACGATATGTATCCTATATTTTGTGCCAAATGCGAAGTCCATATGAAGTCCCCGGCTATCGACAAAATCTGTGAGATCATGACAGATTCGTGTccaaaattaatagaaaagatTTCGTCTCCCTCTAAAAAACCTGTGCTAGTACCACCag ATATGAACAAAGAAGACGTTAAAATCGGGAATCTAACAGAATCGCCGCCACCACTTTCCCACGCCGAAATCATCCAGGCTGAATTTATTTGTCCGAATCTTCCACCGCCGGTTTCATTTGACCATTCAGATTATTGCCGTCATTTTTCTCGGCCACCTAGTTCTATTAGTCAAAGCGCCTTTTGCATGAGGTCAACACCGATTCGCATGCTTGCGGAGAGATCAAACGCGGCTATTCAAACAGACAAAAGCGAAAATGAACCTACAGTCGCATCTCCGCTGCAAAACAGGATCGAAAAGTTAGAGAAGAAACTCAAGAAGGAAATTAAGAAGTTGAAGTCTCAAGAAAGTAGAAGTTGTCAATTTAATCATCCTCCTCCTAATCCGCACTATATGTTCGATATGAGTAACGCGATGCAATTCAGTTTTATGGAACTCTGGAGGAGGATGACTGATTTGTATCAGAACAAGGAAAGAGAACCACCACTCGTTGTGCACAAACGTATGAACAAAAGCTTGAACAAGTCAAAATTGTCTCGGCTGAAAGCTGCAAAAAGATTACAAAGTGCGCATAGCGAAAATCCTTGGAAGGTGGATACGCTTCCAAAACCAAAGGATATGAATTCTCCTAAAAAGATGTCTAAGAAACGAAAGCATAAATCTTTTATGCTTCTCCAGAAATCGAAGGTCTCCACAAAATATTCTGATCACGTTGAAGAACCAATCAGCGATTCTGATACGGAAACGTTCGATGACTTGTTCAATGATACTCCTACTAAAGCAGATACTACTGAGTCTAAAGAATCGTGTATGGATACGATTGATTCGTCGTACAGCGACGATGTAAAAACGATAACGCATTCCACTGATTCTAGAGACATGGATGAACAGGTGGCTGTAGATATTGCGAAAAACTCAATAGAATGTAATAAATCGGCGGGAGGTGAGACCGACTCAGGAATACTCTCAGACTCGATTGAGTCtaacaaaatgcaattcgaaGCGGATTTGGACTCATGCTCCATTCGAAAGAGAAATCCGAGAAACAAGTTAGTCACAAAAGCTGTAGCGTGTTTCCCGTGGAACTTTGAGTCAGCAAGGTCTCAGTCCATTGAGGAGGCACTTTCGATAGTGGAGAAAACCAATAAGATGGAAGAAGTGGGGCCgggaataacaaaaatgaatgaagAGTCACAAACTCCACCGCCAAACCTCGAGAAAGTTGCTGttgggagaaagaggaagattGACGAGCCTGAAGAGCCGAAGAAACCATGTCGTCCGGAATTGatgagaaaaattagaaacttGACGAAAAGTACTGTCAAAATCCAGAGGAATGTAGTGAACATCCCACGGTTAAATAGCACAGAGACCCGGAACTGCGAGAGGCAAAACAAATTGGAAGAGGACAATCATCCGGAAGAGGAGGTCGAGAATGTTACAACCGACGATTATGTTCCTAAGAAGAGACCGCGAATTGCCCACGTACCTAAAGTCGTGACAGAACAAAATACTTCATCAAACATTTGCTCACAGACTAAGACATCAATATCTAAAACTAAAAGGGGTAGAAAGCCCAAATCTGAGACCACTATTGTGgacaagactgaatttaatGCACGTGCAATGGAGGAGACAAACATAACACAAGAAACACCTACAGTTCCGACAACAATAAATGATGATAAGaagaaagtaaattatataactagTGTCGAAACTGAAGTAAAATCAAGTTCGCAATTTGATATTCAGAAACCTGAAATGAGTCCGAAATCTGAAGTGATTCCGAAAGCTGAAATGAATCCAAAACCTGAAATGAGTCCAAAACCTGAAATGAGTCCAAAACCTGAAATGAGTCCAAAACCTGAAATGTGTCCAAAACCTGAAATGAGTCCAAAACCTGAAATGAATCCGGAGCCTGTAATTAATCCCAAACCTGAAATGAGTCCAAAACCTGAAATGAATCCGCAACTTGAAATGTATCCGAAATCTGATGAACCAGATAAATTGTCTGGCAATGAACTCACCAAAGCTACTGATATCCCCACTGAATCCATTTTCGatgtttctaatttaattgagCAGTGtaaagaaacaagaaaaacaCTTTTCAATATTGCTTCGCCACTTCGAAAAAGGACAGTCACTTTGATTAAGAAGAATGTAACTTCAGTATCTTGCCAGAATGGTAGAATTGCAGCTGTAGTTCCAAACGGCTTTAGCGTACCTGgtaaagaagataaaaaatgTGTAGGAAATAATCAATCATTAGATTCTAATTCATTAATGAACTCTAAGAATCTTCATATAACGGGTATTGCGAGGAAAGGTAACTACGACAGGGATAAAAGTCTGAATTCGAAATCCTCGATCGAGATactgaaacaattaaatgctGAGAAAATGGTTTTGAATAGATGCaataagaaacaattaaaaaattcgtcaCACATTCGTTTAATAACAG ACAAGTTTATAACAGAACAACTGCGGAGGCTTATAGATAGCGAATGGGAGAATGCTGTACATTGGGATGtgattgagaaattaaaagcCACGTGTGCGACGTCTCGTATTATAGCAAA aaatatcgtagaatttttaagtCTAGAAGAGACTTGTAAAGAGAGCTTAGACAATACGTACACACCGCCCGCACCTTTGATGACAAAAACGCACCAAAAAATCACGGCATTGTTGATTGACttggagaaaatatttccgatgACAATTGAACTAGTTCAGTTTGGCATCgagtacaaaatatttaaacttaatCAAAAACAATTG AGATCGGTTGTGGATTCGCTTGCTAGGATATACACGATTCTAGCACGCATCCAGAAAGACAGACAAAGAGTAAGGATATTCTGTTGCGATGCTATTTATTGTTTAGGGCTTAATGCAACCATTGTTTTGTACACAGTATTCACTTGTTGGCCAGAGGTATTTCCATCTAACGAAGTCAACAAAG ACATGTTACCAAAATGTATTGCACATCTTATCTTGTCACTAACCGCCACTGATTACCCTAAGTTGAACGGATTGAAAAACTTAGTAACAGTGTATTATAAGTATCCGAGCGGAACATTGTCTAGTGAtatgttgaatatattattgacaGATTTTCAGG AAACATGTCACAGCAACGTAATGACCGCCATCACGCTTTTAGCGAAAAAGGAAAGCACGGCGTggacgtataaaaatatagttaaagGTGCTTTGTTGCCCAtgattgttaataacaaatgCTCCAACCAATACAAAGCGTTTTCCTTACtcg GTAGTCTGATGCGACCGTTTCCTATAAATGATGAGGATAATTTAGTGGGTGAGATTGTGGAACAACTATGTGCCCTAAGTGACTCCGATGAAG GGTCGCATGAGCAACAAGAGGGTGTGATATCGGCGTTACTGAGTTTGTCGAGGCACAAATTCGATATAATCGTACCAAAAATACTAAAGTGGACTCCTAATAAACCCCTTCATGATCGAACGGTGGATCAGATTAATGGTCTCCATAAACAGCGTGACCCAACTTTCTGGAggaaatacatacatacatttgaaaagaaacataaacaaaatgaaacgtGA
- the Tektin-a gene encoding tektin A → MMELSKGDAGDRPPPYFPQPGDELPAQPEASMDPVGPWATGRVTFTPQDGLTGVRPVVDRNSVTKFGAPQWRAHNLKFFQQSNEKIHAAQLAIGNAKKCVQESYKQADKTQLENTDHLKNRAAEVFRWKIELEHVLRDITEEIELLEAERRRVKLSLSVLTIPESIAGEFLQLRSKRLESDLIRDEVEEELTKEVALCSEISDLLGRTREQIEMQLTELKAAKARMEVDWTDKAGTYQIDTFCMQLKNESPEILWKPGATRFPAEQSTPASYEHYTRESLTDAEAARQRSANLRSTLKAIFTNSIKDLRDQATRVDLALGGKSKLTEEVCSQLEKELLRCLHELANTEKAIEDLRYSARGLDCAMKVAQTRLAERLQRENVENCRDTPQFALVEEVRMLNERTSAMLAELKKAEETQAGLVRVRGDLEREIIVKRKTLYIDKQRGQLLRSFYPSATTLAGF, encoded by the exons ATGATGGAATTGTCAAAGGGGGACGCGGGTGACAGACCACCCCCTTATTTCCCTCAACCAGGGGATGAACTTCCGGCACAACCAGAAGCGTCGATGGATCCAGTTGGTCCATGGGCAACTGGAAGAGTGACCTTTACACCTCAAGATGGTTTAACAGGCGTGAGACCGGTCGTCGATCGAAATAGCGTGACCAAATTCGGCGCGCCACAATGGAGGGCTCACAATCTAAAATTCTTCCAACAGTCGAACGAGAAAATTCACGCTGCCCA GCTCGCGATAGGTAACGCAAAAAAATGCGTCCAGGAATCGTACAAACAGGCGGACAAAACGCAACTGGAAAATACCGATCACTTGAAGAACCGTGCAGCGGAGGTGTTTCGTTGGAAAATCGAGCTGGAGCACGTGTTACGTGACATCACTGAGGAAATCGAGCTGTTGGAAGCGGAACGCCGACGCGTCAAGCTATCGTTGTCGGTTCTCACGATTCCGGAATCGATCGCCGGTGAATTCTTGCAACTACGCTCGAAGCGGTTGGAGTCTGATCTGATTCGCGACGAAGTCGAGGAGGAGCTGACCAAG GAAGTAGCACTATGCTCGGAAATAAGTGACTTGCTTGGCAGGACTCGGGAGCAAATAGAAATGCAATTGACAGAATTAAAAGCAGCTAAGGCGAGGATGGAAGTAGATTGGACCGATAAGGCTGGGACTTATCAAATAGACACTTTTTGTATGCAGCTGAAAAATGAATCCCCTGAAATTCTATGGAAACCTGGGGCTACGAGATTCCCTGCAGA ACAATCGACTCCAGCCAGTTACGAACATTACACGCGCGAAAGTTTGACTGACGCGGAGGCGGCCAGACAAAGATCGGCTAATCTGCGGTCCACGTTGAAAGCCATTTTCACGAATTCCATAAAGGATCTACGCGATCAAGCGACCCGCGTGGATCTCGCTCTCGGTGGGAAAAGCAAGCTCACGGAGGAAGTGTGTTCGCAGTTGGAGAAGGAACTGCTTCGA TGCTTGCACGAGCTGGCGAACACCGAGAAAGCGATCGAAGACCTTCGGTATTCAGCAAGAGGACTCGATTGCGCTATGAAAGTTGCGCAAACGCGATTAGCTGAGAGATTACAGCGAGAGAACGTGGAGAACTGCCGTGATACACCACAATTTGC GCTTGTGGAGGAAGTGAGGATGCTAAACGAACGCACTTCCGCCATGTTGGCCGAGCTGAAGAAAGCTGAGGAGACCCAGGCAGGTCTGGTCAGAGTCAGAGGCGATCTTGAGCGAGAGATCATCGTGAAACGGAAAACATTGTACATAGACAAGCAGCGTGGCCAATTGTTGCGATCTTTTTATCCTTCGGCCACGACACTGGCTGGTTTTTAA